Part of the Haemophilus influenzae genome is shown below.
ACAACTTTTGCTGATGCCGCATTAAAATATTCTAAAGATTATTTATCGGGTGCGAATGGCGGTAGTTTAGGTTATGCGTTCCCAGAAACTTATGCACCACAGTTTGCGCAAACCGTCGTGAAAAGTAAACAAGGTGTGATTTCTGCACCATTTAAAACTGAGTTTGGTTGGCATATTTTGGAAGTAACTGGCGTACGTGATGGCGATCTTACAGCAGAAGCCTACACACAAAAAGCATATGAACGTTTAGTCAATACTCAATTACAAGATGCGACGAACGATTGGGTTAAAGCATTGCGTAAAAGAGCGAATATTCAGTATTTTAATAAATAACAAAGTATCAAAAATAAAGGGGCTTAATTGCCCCTTTTGTTGTTTTTTATTTTCTCTTTCTTATAGCTTATGAAGAAATTTTTAATTGCGATTTTACTTTTAATTTTGATTTTAGCGGGCGCGGCGAGTTTTGCTTATTACAAAATGACTGAATTTGTAAAAACACCAGTAAATGTGCAGGCAGATCAACTTTTAACTATTGAACGTGGCACAACAGGTTCAAAATTAGCCACACTTTTTGAGCAAGAAAAGTTAATTGCTGATGGGAAATTATTACCTTATTTGCTGAAGTTGAAACCTGAGCTAAATAAAATAAAAGCAGGGACTTATTCTCTTGAGAATGTTAAAACTGTGCAAGATTTACTGGATTTGCTTAATTCAGGTAAGGAAGTGCAGTTCAATGTAAAATGGATTGAAGGAAAGACCTTCAAGGATTGGCGAAAAGATCTCGAAAATGCACCGCACTTGGTGCAAACCTTGAAAGATAAGAGTAACGAAGAAATTTTCACATTACTTGACTTGCCAGATGTCGGTCAAAATCTTGAACTAAAAAATGTGGAAGGTTGGCTTTCTCCTGATACTTATAATTATACGCCTAAATCCACAGACTTGGAGCTACTGAAACGCTCAGCAGAGAGAATGAAAAAGGCGTTAAATAAGGCTTGGAACGAGCGTAACGAGGATTTACCTTTAGCGAATCCTTATGAAATGTTGATTTTGGCTTCTATCGTAGAAAAAGAAACGGGTATTGCTAATGAGAGAGCAAAAGTGGCCTCTGTATTTATCAACCGTTTAAAAGCAAAAATGAAATTACAGACGGATCCAACGGTAATTTATGGTATGGGCGAAAATTACAATGGGAATATTCGCAAAAAAGATTTAGAAACCAAGACGCCTTATAATACGTATGTGATTGATGGATTGCCGCTAACGCCT
Proteins encoded:
- the mltG gene encoding endolytic transglycosylase MltG — encoded protein: MKKFLIAILLLILILAGAASFAYYKMTEFVKTPVNVQADQLLTIERGTTGSKLATLFEQEKLIADGKLLPYLLKLKPELNKIKAGTYSLENVKTVQDLLDLLNSGKEVQFNVKWIEGKTFKDWRKDLENAPHLVQTLKDKSNEEIFTLLDLPDVGQNLELKNVEGWLSPDTYNYTPKSTDLELLKRSAERMKKALNKAWNERNEDLPLANPYEMLILASIVEKETGIANERAKVASVFINRLKAKMKLQTDPTVIYGMGENYNGNIRKKDLETKTPYNTYVIDGLPLTPIAMPSESSLQAVAKPEKTDFYYFVADGSGGHKFTRNLNEHNKAVQEYLRWYRSQKNAK